One genomic region from Eptesicus fuscus isolate TK198812 chromosome 4, DD_ASM_mEF_20220401, whole genome shotgun sequence encodes:
- the ZNF200 gene encoding zinc finger protein 200 isoform X2, with protein sequence MAAKVFPMPPKPKQSFILRVPPNSRLGQDLLQDATNRPKTIHQLVLEHFLTFLPKPGLAQPNQSAKETLVIMKDVSSNFQNRVQPGPQVKLLTREGIQHEQETVPLCLKADSESMTVILRVKII encoded by the exons ATGGCTGCAAAAGTGTTTCCTATGCCTCCGAAGCCAAAGCAGTCCTTTATACTGAGAGTTCCTCCAAACTCCAGGCTAGGCCAAGACCTACTTCAAGATGCTACTAATAGGCCCAAGACCATCCACCAGCTGGTTCTGGAGCACTTCCTCACCTTCTTGCCCAAGCCGGGACTAGCCCAGCCCAATCAGAGTGCCAAAGAGACCTTGGTTATCATGAAAGATGTGAGCTCAAACTTTCAGAACAGAG TGCAACCTGGTCCCCAAGTGAAGCTTCTGACCAGAGAAGGAATCCAGCATGAACAGGAGACAGTACCTCTGTGCTTGAAAGCTGATTCTGAG